The proteins below are encoded in one region of Bacteroides uniformis:
- a CDS encoding DUF4286 family protein has protein sequence MLIYNTTYHVEEGEDKNFLIWMQEHYLPEVEKNGTLYAPRIARILSHIEEGSICYSVQFEVENSAKLHRWHQEQGVKLNEELLNIFKDKVIGFPTLMEVIV, from the coding sequence ATGCTGATATATAATACCACTTATCATGTAGAGGAAGGAGAAGACAAAAACTTCCTGATATGGATGCAGGAACACTATCTTCCCGAGGTAGAAAAGAACGGAACATTGTATGCTCCACGTATAGCCCGTATCTTGAGTCATATTGAAGAAGGAAGCATCTGCTATTCTGTTCAGTTTGAGGTGGAAAACTCTGCCAAACTGCATCGTTGGCATCAAGAGCAAGGAGTGAAACTGAACGAGGAATTACTGAATATCTTTAAAGATAAAGTGATTGGCTTTCCTACATTGATGGAGGTAATAGTGTGA
- the ruvC gene encoding crossover junction endodeoxyribonuclease RuvC, with translation MIQPVKEKIILGIDPGTTIMGYGVLRVAGVKPEMIAMGIIDLRKFGDHYLKLRHIHERVLSIIESYLPDELAIEAPFFGKNVQSMLKLGRAQGVAMAAALSRDIPITEYAPLKIKMAITGNGQASKEQVADMLQRMLHFPKEDMPTFMDATDGLAAAYCHFLQMGRPTVEKGYHGWKDFIAKNPDKVKK, from the coding sequence GTGATACAACCGGTCAAAGAGAAAATTATATTGGGTATAGACCCTGGTACCACCATTATGGGGTATGGAGTATTGCGTGTGGCAGGTGTCAAGCCGGAAATGATAGCCATGGGAATTATCGACCTCCGCAAATTTGGAGATCACTATCTGAAGTTACGCCATATTCATGAACGGGTACTGAGTATCATAGAGAGTTATTTGCCTGACGAGCTCGCTATTGAGGCCCCTTTCTTCGGAAAGAATGTACAGTCCATGTTGAAGTTGGGGCGTGCGCAAGGCGTAGCAATGGCAGCTGCTTTGAGCAGGGATATTCCCATTACGGAATATGCTCCTTTAAAAATAAAGATGGCCATCACCGGAAACGGACAAGCATCCAAGGAACAGGTGGCAGACATGTTGCAGCGTATGCTGCATTTTCCTAAAGAGGATATGCCTACTTTTATGGATGCAACGGACGGGCTTGCTGCTGCCTATTGTCACTTTCTGCAGATGGGGCGTCCCACGGTGGAGAAAGGCTATCATGGCTGGAAAGACTTTATTGCCAAAAATCCGGATAAGGTGAAGAAGTGA
- the pulA gene encoding type I pullulanase → MKLNELAIIGVAATTVVSCTPAKTEYASYELYPVRSGSLTEMEYTPAATQFTLWAPTADEVRLMLFEAGDGGHAYETISMESSEEGTWKTKVEKDLIGKFYTFNVKINDKWLGDTPGINAKAVGVNGKRAAIIDMKSTDPEGWADDKRPALASPADVILYEMHHRDMSIDPSSGIEHKGKFLALTEQGTVSPDKLATGIDHLKELGVTHVHLLPSYDYASVDETKLDENKYNWGYDPQNYNVPDGSYSTDPYKPDVRIREFKQMVQALHKAGIRVVLDVVYNHTFNTSDSNFERTVPGYFYRQRPDGTYADGSACGNETASNRPMMRKYMIESVLHWINEYHIDGFRFDLMGIHDIETMNEIRKAATSVDPTIFIYGEGWAASAPQMAEDSLAMKANTYKMPGVAAFSDEMRDALRGPFNDNHQGAFLAGLPGGEESIKFGIVGAIRHPQVNNDSVNYSKAPWAEQPTQMISYVSCHDDMCLVDRLKASIPGITPVELAKLDKLAQTAVFTSQGVPFIYAGEEVMRDKKGVHNSFESPDSINAIDWRRKAEHADVFAYYKGLIQLRKKHPAFRMGDADLVRKHLEFLPVDGSNVVVYRLKENANGDAWGDIILVLNARKEPAKLTVPEGKYTVVCKDGFINEQGLGTLYGPEVVVPAQSALIMYK, encoded by the coding sequence ATGAAATTGAATGAACTTGCTATCATTGGAGTGGCTGCAACGACGGTTGTAAGCTGCACTCCCGCGAAGACGGAGTATGCTTCGTACGAACTTTACCCTGTCCGTTCGGGTAGTCTGACAGAGATGGAATATACACCTGCTGCCACGCAATTCACATTGTGGGCACCTACGGCGGATGAAGTTCGCCTGATGTTGTTCGAAGCAGGAGACGGAGGGCATGCCTATGAAACTATTTCAATGGAATCCTCTGAAGAAGGAACTTGGAAAACTAAAGTTGAAAAGGACTTGATAGGTAAATTCTACACATTCAATGTGAAAATCAATGATAAGTGGTTGGGGGACACTCCGGGTATCAATGCCAAAGCTGTAGGGGTGAATGGAAAGCGTGCCGCCATCATCGACATGAAATCCACGGACCCCGAAGGATGGGCAGATGATAAACGTCCGGCATTGGCCTCTCCTGCCGATGTGATTCTTTATGAAATGCACCATCGTGATATGTCCATCGACCCGTCGTCGGGTATTGAGCATAAAGGAAAGTTCCTGGCATTGACAGAACAAGGAACGGTAAGTCCCGACAAGCTGGCAACCGGCATTGACCATCTGAAAGAATTGGGAGTGACACATGTACATCTCCTTCCGTCTTATGACTATGCCTCCGTTGATGAGACAAAGCTGGACGAGAACAAGTATAATTGGGGATATGATCCGCAGAATTACAATGTGCCTGATGGCTCTTATTCTACCGACCCCTACAAACCGGATGTTCGTATCCGGGAATTCAAGCAGATGGTGCAGGCTTTGCACAAAGCAGGTATCCGTGTTGTTCTGGATGTGGTGTATAACCATACTTTCAATACATCCGACAGTAATTTTGAACGTACAGTGCCGGGATACTTTTACCGTCAGCGACCGGACGGAACGTATGCAGACGGTTCGGCTTGTGGCAATGAAACTGCCAGCAACCGTCCGATGATGCGTAAATACATGATAGAGTCTGTATTACATTGGATTAATGAATATCACATTGACGGATTCCGTTTTGACCTGATGGGTATTCATGACATCGAGACAATGAACGAAATCCGTAAGGCGGCAACGTCTGTAGATCCGACTATATTTATATATGGTGAAGGATGGGCGGCATCGGCTCCACAGATGGCGGAAGATTCTCTGGCAATGAAAGCCAATACTTATAAGATGCCGGGTGTTGCTGCTTTCTCTGACGAAATGCGTGATGCTTTACGCGGTCCGTTTAATGACAATCATCAAGGTGCTTTCCTTGCTGGATTGCCGGGAGGAGAGGAGAGCATAAAGTTTGGTATTGTAGGAGCCATCAGGCATCCGCAAGTAAATAATGACTCTGTGAATTATAGTAAGGCTCCGTGGGCGGAACAACCTACACAGATGATCAGCTATGTTTCCTGCCATGATGATATGTGCTTGGTGGATAGGCTGAAAGCAAGTATCCCGGGTATTACTCCCGTAGAATTGGCAAAGCTTGACAAACTGGCGCAAACAGCCGTATTCACTTCCCAAGGTGTACCGTTTATTTATGCCGGTGAGGAAGTGATGCGTGACAAGAAGGGAGTACACAATAGTTTTGAGAGTCCCGATTCCATCAATGCGATTGATTGGAGACGAAAGGCGGAGCATGCAGATGTATTTGCTTATTATAAAGGGTTGATACAGCTTCGTAAGAAGCATCCGGCTTTCCGTATGGGTGATGCGGATTTGGTGCGTAAGCATTTGGAATTTCTACCGGTTGACGGCAGCAATGTGGTGGTTTACCGTCTGAAAGAAAATGCCAACGGTGATGCATGGGGAGATATTATACTAGTCTTGAATGCCCGTAAGGAGCCTGCCAAACTTACCGTACCCGAAGGTAAATATACAGTGGTCTGCAAGGATGGCTTTATCAATGAACAAGGTTTGGGCACACTGTACGGCCCCGAAGTTGTTGTTCCGGCCCAATCGGCACTGATTATGTATAAATGA
- a CDS encoding ATP-binding cassette domain-containing protein, with protein sequence MQQHTIHIAGGVVRNPLVRLTEPVTLDFLAGEHIAIVGPNGAGKSLLVDMLTGKYPLRDGELTYDFSPSLTKTAYDNIKYIAFRDTYGSADANYYYQQRWNAHDQEDAPLVREVLGEVKDDVLRRQLFELFSIEPMLDKKIILLSSGELRKFQLTKALLTAPRILIMDNPFIGLDAPTRELLFNLLERLTRLGELQIVLVLSMLDDIPSFITHVVPVEDMKVGEKMEREEYVQAFCAGNQMRIQEEAGALEELQRRILDLPYEHANFTSDEVVKLNGVSIRYDDRTILKELDWTVMRGEKWALSGENGAGKSTLLSLVCADNPQSYACDISLFGRKRGTGESIWEIKKHIGYVSPEMHRAYLKNLPAIEIVASGLHDSIGLYKRPHAEQMSVCEWWMEIFGIAALKDSPFLQLSSGEQRLALLARAFVKDPELLILDEPLHGLDTYNRRRVKKIIEAFCHRRDKTMIMVTHYENELPQTITNRLFLKRNR encoded by the coding sequence ATGCAACAACATACAATACACATAGCGGGGGGCGTAGTACGCAACCCGCTTGTTCGTTTGACAGAGCCTGTCACCCTTGATTTCCTGGCAGGAGAACACATTGCCATTGTAGGACCGAACGGAGCCGGAAAGAGCCTCCTGGTGGATATGCTGACGGGAAAGTATCCTTTGCGTGATGGTGAGCTTACCTATGATTTCTCTCCCTCCCTCACGAAAACTGCCTATGACAATATCAAATACATTGCTTTCCGTGATACTTACGGTTCTGCCGATGCCAATTATTACTATCAACAGCGTTGGAATGCCCACGACCAGGAGGATGCTCCGCTAGTACGCGAAGTGCTGGGAGAGGTAAAAGACGATGTCTTGAGGCGGCAGCTATTTGAACTTTTCAGCATAGAGCCGATGCTTGACAAGAAAATCATTCTTCTCAGCAGTGGGGAGCTGCGCAAGTTTCAGTTGACTAAAGCTTTACTGACTGCTCCCCGAATTCTTATCATGGACAATCCTTTCATAGGACTGGATGCGCCTACCCGTGAACTGCTTTTTAATTTGCTGGAGCGGCTTACCCGGCTGGGCGAGTTGCAGATTGTCCTTGTGCTTTCCATGTTGGATGACATACCTTCATTTATTACACATGTTGTGCCGGTAGAGGACATGAAGGTGGGCGAAAAGATGGAACGTGAGGAGTATGTGCAGGCATTCTGTGCGGGCAATCAGATGCGTATTCAGGAAGAGGCCGGAGCGTTGGAGGAATTGCAGCGGCGTATTCTCGATTTGCCCTACGAACATGCGAATTTCACTTCGGACGAAGTGGTGAAATTGAACGGGGTTAGCATCCGTTACGATGACCGTACCATTCTGAAGGAGCTGGATTGGACAGTGATGCGTGGTGAGAAGTGGGCGCTGAGTGGCGAGAACGGTGCCGGCAAGTCTACCTTGCTTAGTTTGGTTTGTGCGGATAATCCGCAGTCATACGCCTGCGATATCAGTCTTTTCGGACGGAAGCGCGGAACGGGGGAGAGTATTTGGGAAATCAAGAAACACATCGGTTATGTCAGTCCGGAAATGCATCGTGCTTATCTGAAGAATCTGCCTGCCATAGAGATTGTCGCTTCCGGTCTGCACGACAGCATCGGATTGTATAAACGTCCTCATGCCGAACAGATGTCGGTATGTGAGTGGTGGATGGAGATTTTCGGTATTGCCGCCTTGAAAGACAGTCCTTTTCTGCAACTCTCCAGCGGGGAACAGCGTCTGGCATTATTGGCACGTGCTTTTGTCAAGGACCCGGAACTGCTGATATTGGATGAACCGCTTCATGGACTCGATACATACAACCGCCGTCGGGTCAAGAAGATTATAGAGGCATTCTGCCATCGTCGGGATAAAACGATGATTATGGTAACCCACTATGAGAATGAATTGCCGCAAACAATTACTAACCGTTTATTCTTGAAGCGAAACCGCTGA
- the fsa gene encoding fructose-6-phosphate aldolase, translating to MKFFIDTANLEQIREAYDLGVLDGVTTNPSLMAKEGIKGVENQRKHYVDICNIVQGDVSAEVIATDYEGMIKEGEELAALNPHIVVKVPCIAEGIKAVKYFSGKGIRTNCTLVFSVGQALLAAKAGATYVSPFVGRLDDICEDGIALVAKIVEMYRYYGYTTQVLAASIRHTAHIMQCIEVGADVATCPLSAIKGLLNHPLTDSGLKKFLEDYKRVNG from the coding sequence ATGAAGTTTTTTATTGATACGGCAAATTTGGAACAGATTCGGGAGGCCTATGACTTGGGCGTACTCGACGGAGTTACCACGAATCCTTCGCTTATGGCAAAAGAAGGTATCAAGGGAGTGGAGAACCAGCGAAAACACTATGTGGACATCTGCAACATTGTGCAGGGAGATGTGAGTGCCGAGGTGATAGCCACCGACTATGAAGGTATGATTAAAGAGGGTGAAGAGCTGGCAGCCTTGAATCCGCATATTGTAGTGAAGGTACCTTGCATTGCAGAAGGTATTAAGGCCGTTAAATACTTCTCGGGCAAAGGTATCCGTACAAATTGTACTCTGGTATTTTCTGTCGGTCAGGCATTGCTTGCAGCCAAGGCAGGTGCAACGTATGTTTCTCCGTTTGTGGGGCGTCTCGATGACATCTGTGAGGATGGCATTGCATTGGTTGCGAAGATTGTAGAGATGTACCGTTATTATGGATATACCACCCAGGTACTTGCCGCCTCTATCCGTCATACGGCACATATCATGCAGTGTATAGAGGTGGGTGCTGATGTGGCTACTTGTCCGCTTTCGGCCATTAAGGGTTTACTTAATCATCCGCTGACCGATTCCGGTCTGAAGAAGTTCCTTGAAGATTACAAACGCGTGAACGGATAA